In the Colletotrichum lupini chromosome 1, complete sequence genome, one interval contains:
- a CDS encoding WD domain-containing protein: MSPLVEAPKTAVQLLPLTPFTPDLYERAWCSVPHPTLPLIATAYSKSVKIFSLSSLSSHSTLTGGHTRSIRSVAWKPNLPPHQLCLVTGSFDSTAGLWRWDGELPFSGDGANAAEPLEIDLSKAARRSLDDADSDGEKDWEFTLVLEGHDSEIKGVSFAPSGAYLATCSRDQTVWIWEDVGATEGDDEWETVAVLNEHNGDMKGIAWCPDVPGRNSRRRYSADVLASSSYDNTVRIWREDGDGEWVCVSVLEGHEGTVWGVQWEEKPREDGAFPRLLSYSADQTIRIWTLQVEDEENEAGGRGGFGGGLGGIPNTMRRSLREEWVCTAILPKAHTRDIYSATWSATTGLVASTGSDSIIVVYQEDETEEGKANDAGDVVPMETDEVTEGGKPDEVPVGSSKWRVAAEVPNAHGPYEINHITWCKRYDAGTERKGSEEMLVTTGDEGLVKPWQVIIS; encoded by the coding sequence ATGAGTCCGTTGGTAGAGGCGCCGAAAACGGCGGTCCAGCTCCTCCCTCTCACGCCCTTCACACCCGATCTTTACGAGCGTGCCTGGTGCTCCGTACCTCACCCTACGCTTCCACTCATCGCCACGGCATATTCCAAATCAGTCAAGATATTCTCGCTTTCGTCTCTTTCCTCCCATAGCACCCTGACTGGTGGCCACACCCGCTCCATCCGTTCGGTAGCTTGGAAACCCAACCTCCCTCCTCACCAGCTGTGCCTCGTCACCGGTAGTTTTGATTCCACCGCCGGACTTTGGCGCTGGGACGGCGAGCTCCCGTTTTCTGGCGACGGCGCCAACGCCGCTGAACCCCTCGAAATCGACCTGAGCAAGGCGGCACGCCGCTCCCTCGACGATGCGGATAGCGATGGCGAGAAGGACTGGGAGTTTACTCTCGTACTCGAGGGCCACGACTCAGAGATCAAGGGCGTCTCCTTTGCGCCATCCGGCGCATATCTCGCCACGTGCAGCAGAGACCAAACGGTATGGATATGGGAGGACGTGGGCGCCACCGAAGGGGATGACGAGTGGGAGACGGTCGCCGTGCTGAATGAGCACAACGGTGACATGAAGGGTATCGCGTGGTGCCCTGACGTGCCGGGACGCAACTCACGGAGGAGATACAGCGCCGACGTCCTCGCAAGCAGCAGCTACGATAACACTGTGCGCATATGGCGCGAAGATGGTGACGGCGAATGGGTCTGCGTGTCGGTGCTGGAGGGCCACGAGGGCACCGTTTGGGGTGTGCAATGGGAGGAGAAGCCGAGAGAAGACGGCGCCTTCCCAAGATTGCTCAGTTACTCGGCCGATCAAACAATACGGATATGGACGCTGCAAGTTGAGGACGAGGAGAACGAGGCGGGTGGCCGCGGAGGCTTCGGCGGTGGGCTGGGAGGCATTCCCAATACAATGCGGAGATCGTTGCGCGAAGAATGGGTGTGCACGGCGATCCTGCCCAAGGCACACACGCGCGATATCTACTCGGCGACTTGGAGTGCGACGACGGGGCTGGTGGCCAGTACGGGGAGCGACAGCATCATCGTAGTGTACCAGGAGGACGAGACTGAGGAAGGCAAGGCGAATGATGCCGGGGATGTCGTACCGATGGAGACAGACGAGGTCACCGAGGGCGGAAAGCCGGATGAAGTACCTGTGGGATCAAGCAAGTGGCGCGTTGCGGCAGAGGTTCCCAACGCCCACGGCCCGTACGAGATCAACCACATCACATGGTGCAAACGATATGACGCAGGTACGGAGAGGAAGGGGAGCGAAGAGATGTTGGTCACCACCGGCGACGAGGGATTAGTAAAGCCTTGGCaagtaattatatcataG
- a CDS encoding WW domain-containing protein — protein sequence MSVHRKPVTKGILPTFHQDKVAIYPGQASPEAAAVLLPSHDRLGSFSQSAAAMNSGLCTACILGPPTCISADTPTTYPQTYGIHPDLNLPTLDTSIPYRTYVPSPPLFVSVNTTRPLLAIPSSRPTSPGAEGPTYAPPHLPAGWIAQWDGASKKYYFVQLSTGVSQWETPTDAAPTGATPAQPSDHPYGVPQPEVITHPDGSQTVKHADGTLEPVNPSMPPDTTSTRGIDGQTGDRGLGSMAMNALLGSGKNSNHGSSSGNQSSSSPFGGIASQLMNGIGGHGNSHGSSSGGGKSSLGKIGSSLASSLLSSGKQSQQGQSQNYHGGQSSGHQQQGGLAGSLMGGVATMFGGNKQSHGGNNDFGYSNNASGGGGGGGYTGQAPPTSYQPPGSSSHNQHSSTPAGGSYHSPAPNQGQNHSQQSYAPPPNQYPPPPNQGQPHHNNSYGAPSQQSHAQSYPPPPSSGAPSYGQQPSYGAQPSQQHNQQHNQQHNQQHQQQHQQQHQQQQQYGGYNPATYSNGPQGPQTGGGYPSQPSYGGQPSQQPSYGNHY from the exons ATGTCT GTTCACCGCAAACCAGTCACCAAAGGTATCTTACCCACCTTCCATCAAGATAAGGTAGCCATCTACCCTGGCCAAGCCAGCCCTGAAGCAGCTGCCGTGCTCTTGCCCTCTCACGACAGACTCGGGTCTT TCAGTCAGAGCGCAGCAGCAATGAAT TCTGGACTCTGCACTGCCTGTATCCTGGGGCCACCCACCTGTATTAGTGCCGATACGCCCACCACCTACCCGCAGACGTATGGTATCCATCCAGACCTTAACTTACCTACCTTGGATACATCAATACCTTACCGCACTTACGTCCCTTCCCCGCCACTTTTCGTCTCCGTCAACACCACACGTCCATTGTTGGCGATCCCCTCCAGCC GGCCAACTTCACCGGGCGCTGAAGGCCCCACGTATGCCCCGCCTCATCTTCCTGCTGGCTGGATTGCCCAGTGGGATGGTGCGAGCAAGAAGTACTACTTCGTGCAGCTTTCCACGGGCGTCTCGCAATGGGAGACCCCGACGGATGCCGCGCCCACCGGCGCGACACCTGCTCAACCTTCTGATCACCCCTATGGTGTTCCTCAACCCGAGGTCATCACCCATCCTGACGGCAGCCAGACGGTGAAGCATGCCGATGGCACCCTCGAACCCGTCAACCCCTCCATGCCTCCCGACACCACCAGTACGAGGGGCATCGACGGCCAGACAGGCGATCGCGGACTCGGC AGCATGGCCATGAATGCGCTTCTTGGCAGCGGCAAGAACTCGAATCACGGCTCCTCTTCCGGCAACCAAAGCAGCTCAAGCCCCTTCGGTGGCATTGCCAGTCAATTGATGAACGGTATCGGTGGGCACGGTAACAGTCACGGGAGTAGCAGCGGGGGCGGCAAGAGTTCACTGGGCAAGATTGGCAGCTCTCTAGCTTCAAGCCTGCTCTCGAGCGGAAAGCAGTCTCAGCAGGGCCAGTCGCAAAATTACCATGGCGGCCAGTCCTCGGGTCATCAACAACAAGGTGGTCTGGCTGGATCTCTAATGGGTGGCGTTGCCACCATGTTTGGCGGAAACAAGCAGAGCCACGGT GGCAACAATGATTTCGGGTACTCCAATAATGCCTCTGGTGGCGGCGGAGGTGGAGGCTACACCGGCCAGGCTCCTCCTACTTCTTACCAGCCACCTGGTTCGTCTTCGCATAACCAGCACTCATCTACTCCAGCGGGGGGTTCATACCACTCTCCTGCGCCGAACCAGGGCCAGAACCATTCGCAGCAGTCGTATGCTCCACCTCCTAACCAGTACCCCCCTCCGCCAAACCAAGGACAACCTCATCACAACAACTCCTACGGCGCGCCGTCTCAACAGTCCCATGCTCAGTCCTACCCACCTCCACCCTCTAGTGGTGCCCCTTCGTATGGTCAGCAGCCCAGCTATGGCGCCCAGCCAAGCCAGCAGCACAACCAGCAGCACAACCAGCAGCACAACCAGCAGCACCAACAGCAGCACCAACAGCAGCACCAACAGCAACAACAATACGGAGGATATAACCCCGCGACCTATAGCAATGGTCCTCAAGGCCCTCAGACTGGAGGGGGCTATCCCAGCCAACCTTCCTACGGCGGCCAGCCTTCTCAACAACCCAGCTATGGCAACCACTACTAG
- a CDS encoding tubulin alpha-B chain, whose amino-acid sequence MREVISINVGQAGCQIANSCWELYCLEHGIQPDGYLTEERKAADPDHGFSTFFSETGQGKYVPRAIYCDLEPNVVDEVRTGPYRGLFHPEHMITGKEDASNNYARGHYTVGKELIDQVLDKVRRVADNCVGLQGFLVFHSFGGGTGSGFGALLMERLSVDYGKKSKLEFCVYPAPQTATSVVEPYNSILTTHTTLEHSDCSFMVDNEAIYDICRRNLGLERPNYENLNRLIAQVVSSITASLRFDGSLNVDLNEFQTNLVPYPRIHFPLVAYAPMISAAKAAHEANSVQEMTMSCFEPNNQMVKCDPRHGKYMATCLLYRGDVVPNDAHAAVATLKTKRTIQFVDWCPTGFKLGICYQAPQMVPNGDLAKVSRAVCMLSNTTAIAEAWSALSTKFDLMYSKRAFVHWYVGEGMEEGEFSEAREDLAALERDYEEVAADSLEGEEGLEAEY is encoded by the exons ATGCGTGAGGTCATCAGCATCAACG TCGGTCAGGCCGGTTGCCAGATCGCCAACTCCTGCTGGGAG CTTTACTGCCTCGAGCACGGTATCCAG CCCGATGGATACTTGACCGAGGAGCGCAAGGCTGCCGACCCCGACCATGGTTTCAGCACCTTCTTCTCCGAGACTG GCCAGGGCAAGTACGTCCCCCGTGCCATCTACTGCGATCTTGAGCCCAATGTCGTCGACGAGGTCCGCACTGGCCCCTACCGCGGTCTCTTCCACCCCGAGCACATGATCACTGGCAAGGAGGATGCCTCCAACAACTACGCTCGTGGCCACTACACCGTTGGCAAGGAGCTCATTGACCAGGTTCTCGACAAGGTCCGCCGTGTTGCCGACAACTGTGTTGGTCTTCAGGGCTTCCTCGTCTTCCACTCATTCGGTGGTGGTACCGGCTCTGGCTTCGGTGCTCTCCTCATGGAGCGTCTCTCTGTCGACTACGGAAAGAAGAGCAAGCTCGAATTCTGCGTCTATCCCGCCCCTCAGACCGCTACCTCTGTTGTTGAGCCGTACAACTCTATCCTCACCACCCACACTACCCTCGAGCACTCTGACTGCTCCTTCATGGTCGACAACGAGGCCATTTACGACATTTGCCGTCGCAACCTGGGCCTTGAGCGCCCTAACTACGAGAACTTGAACCGTCTCATCGCGCAAG TCGTTTCCTCCATCACCGCCTCCCTCCGCTTCGACGGCTCCCTCAATGTCGACCTGAACGAGTTCCAGACCAACTTGGTTCCCTACCCTCGCATTCACTTCCCTCTGGTCGCCTACGCGCCCATGATCTCGGCCGCTAAGGCCGCCCACGAGGCCAACTCGGTCCAAGAGATGACCATGTCTTGCTTCGAGCCCAACAACCAGATGGTCAAGTGTGACCCCCGCCACGGCAAGTACATGGCCACTTGCTTGCTGTACCGCGGTGACGTCGTTCCCAACGATGCCCACGCCGCCGTTGCCACCCTTAAGACCAAGCGCACCATCCAATTCGTCGATTGGTGCCCTACTGGCTTCAAGCTTGGTATCTGCTACCAGGCTCCCCAGATGGTGCCTAACGGTGACCTCGCCAAGGTCAGCCGTGCTGT GTGCATGCTTTCCAACACCACTGCCATTGCCGAAGCCTGGTCCGCCCTTTCAACCAAGTTCGATCTCATGTACTCCAAGCGTGCCTTCGTTCACTGGTATGTTGGTGAGGGTATGGAGGAGGGTGAGTTCTCCGAGGCTCGTGAGGATCTCGCTGCTCTGGAGCGCGATTACGAGGAGGTTGCTGCCGACTCCCTCGAGGGTGAGGAGGGTCTTGAGGCTGAGTACTAA
- a CDS encoding UBA/TS-N domain-containing protein, which yields MSAEGVDAAAPNLNLTPEEKRLYGQLFRQADTESVGVVTGETAVKFFEKTRLDSRVLGEIWQIADKENRGFLTPAGFGLVLRLIGHCQAGREPTTEIALQPGPLPRFDGIPPPAGLASPTPPPAAALQAQGTGSGSIRIPPLTPEKVNQYSGLFERQPLQAGNLLPGDAAKSIFEKSGLPTEVLGRIWQLADTEQRGALVLTEFVIAMHLLTSMKTGALRGLPNILPAPLYEAATRRGPPAPRQSPTATGPISAIPRQLSGTAQYRAGSPLGRPPITAQTTGAPASDWLVTPDDKQRFDVLYNDLDKTQKGFITGEEAVPFLSQSNLPEDALAQIWDLADINSEGRLNRDTFAVAMYLIRQQRTRRDGTVSLPASLPPNLIPPSLRTQARPQTSGSPFDAPPPPQAQAPVPAPAPAPKSALDDLFGLDTPPAPAPAQVALSTGGSNANDPFGSGSAVLAPSSPIRPSPTGNQFKPFVPSSSFGRGLTVHNTGDSNSGRPPAPSASEDLLGDGDPEVSKKLTNETAELANLSNQVGSLSKQMQEVQGQRTTTQNELNQANSQKKNFEHRLAQLRTMYEKEAKDVESLQVQLNTSRNETKKLQGECMTLDGTYRDLQTQHQQVYAALQADQQENANLKEKIRNLNAEIAQLKPQIEKLKSEARQQKGLVAINKKQLTTNEGERDKLQSEITDLHKSNEELSRQVNTSSPVASSAQVASPTPSTASGNNPFFKRTGSTDIMGTFTSPPPAKPSSGDKSFDDVFGPAFPPVGTASTPPPATSFNPQHTGASTASVGSFSTPPVSMPPNISRQATLAAEPPAPPQSRQISSSFLPFADANESLSSSRAVSPPASRAEGEVETPQAASLPGAFPLEPTATGQSTASTSTASFRESAAQGDAKPSSTGAAAAGVAAGVVAAAAATGSAAADSDPFAAMGPNDAKADFDDAFASFTSAHNNSDKSGADTTKPFSAFDSEFPPISELDRDDDDDDSDTASEGGGFDDDFAPASPQAKKTEPPTEPKDAVSPTVPVAAAALPATEDSVSPTSIHNATATATAAPTIPETSEASITSAPTTTQHPEPKAQSSFDDLDDEFEGLEDAKEGSADDDFQTISRSGLDDFNPVFDSSPPPSQAKTESTAFGQESSYDFGSVSPKPAAGEIASAASKSSAAAPDAQDWDAIFASLDSPSDANANPTASAPAPASAPPAEDTRPTPGRALTHTGEHDDPILKNLTSMGYSREDSILALEKYDYNLERAANYLASQS from the exons ATGTCTGCCGAGGGCGTCGATGCTG CCGCGCCGAACCTGAACCTGACCCCCGAAGAGAAACGTCTCTATGGCCAACTGTTCCGCCAAGCCGATACCGAAAGCGTAGGAGTTGTCACTGGCGAGACCGCTGTTAAGTTTTTTGAAAAGACTAGACTCGATTCAAGGGTACTGGGAGAG ATATGGCAAATTGCAGACAAGGAGAACCGGGGGTTTTTGACCCCAGCAGGCTTCGGGTTGGTGCTGAGACTCATCGGCCACTGCCAAGCTGGACGTGAGCCAACGACTGAGATAGCCCTCCAACCAGGACCTTTGCCGCGCTTTGATGGCATACCTCCTCCAGCCGGTCTCGCGTCTCCTACACCCCCGCCCGCTGCCGCTCTACAAGCCCAAGGCACTGGCAGCGGATCCATCAGGATTCCTCCTCTTACGCCTGAGAAGGTTAATCAATACTCTGGATTATTCGAGCGTCAGCCGCTGCAAGCCGGAAATCTTCTGCCCGGCGATGCGGCTAAGTCCATCTTTGAGAAATCAGGCCTACCGACTGAAGTGCTGGGCAGAATCTGGCAATTGGCCGACACTGAACAGCGCGGAGCATTGGTTCTGACCGAGTTCGTTATTGCCATGCACCTGCTCACATCAATGAAGACGGGTGCTCTCAGGGGCTTGCCCAATATCCTCCCAGCACCTCTCTACGAGGCCGCAACTCGACGCGGACCTCCCGCTCCTAGGCAATCACCCACTGCAACTGGGCCTATCTCGGCAATTCCGCGACAACTCAGCGGCACAGCCCAGTATCGTGCTGGTAGTCCTCTTGGTCGCCCGCCCATCACCGCGCAGACGACTGGCGCTCCTGCTAGCGACTGGCTAGTCACTCCTGACGACAAACAGCGCTTCGACGTCCTCTACAACGACCTGGACAAGACTCAGAAAGGTTTCATCACAGGCGAGGAGGCTGTTCCCTTTCTCAGTCAATCGAACCTCCCCGAGGACGCTTTGGCCCAAATTTGGGATCTCGCAGACATCAACTCCGAGGGGCGTTTGAACAGAGACACTTTTGCTGTTGCCATGTATTTGATCCGTCAGCAGCGAACTAGACGCGATGGCACTGTTTCCCTTCCGGCATCACTCCCACCAAACCTCATCCCGCCTAGCCTACGAACGCAGGCCCGCCCTCAGACCTCAGGATCTCCCTTTGATGCTCCTCCTCCACCCCAGGCCCAGGCCCCAGTTCCGGCTCCCGCTCCCGCCCCGAAGTCTGCTCTTGATGACTTATTTGGCCTTGATACGCCGCCAGCACCCGCTCCTGCTCAAGTTGCCCTGTCTACCGGTGGCTCAAATGCGAACGATCCGTTCGGCTCTGGCTCGGCTGTTCTAGCACCCTCGTCCCCTATCCGGCCATCGCCTACCGGCAATCAGTTCAAGCCATTCGTGCCCTCATCCTCTTTCGGCCGTGGACTTACAGTTCACAACACTGGAGATTCTAACTCCGGTCGGCCCCCTGCTCCCTCAGCATCTGAAGATCTTTTGGGAGACGGCGACCCTGAGGTCAGCAAAAAGTTGACAAACGAGACGGCCGAGCTTGCGAACCTGTCGAACCAGGTCGGCTCTCTGTCCAAGCAAATGCAGGAAGTTCAGGGCCAACGCACCACAACGCAGAACGAGCTGAACCAGGCCAACTCCCAGAAGAAGAACTTCGAGCACCGCCTCGCCCAACTCCGTACCATGTATGAGAAGGAAGCTAAGGATGTCGAATCTCTGCAGGTGCAGCTCAATACCTCGAGAAACGAGACGAAGAAGCTACAAGGCGAATGCATGACGCTGGACGGCACCTACCGAGACCTGCAGACGCAGCACCAGCAAGTGTATGCAGCACTGCAAGCTGACCAGCAAGAGAACGCCAACCTGAAGGAGAAAATCCGCAACCTCAATGCAGAAATCGCACAGCTGAAGCCCCAGATCGAGAAGCTCAAGTCCGAGGCGCGACAGCAAAAGGGACTCGTTGCTATCAACAAGAAGCAGTTGACAACTAACGAGGGTGAGCGTGATAAGCTACAAAGTGAGATCACTGATCTCCATAAGAGCAACGAGGAGCTGTCTCGCCAGGTGAACACAAGTTCTCCTGTCGCGTCGTCGGCTCAAGTAGCCAGCCCAACGCCCTCGACTGCCAGTGGAAACAATCCCTTCTTTAAGAGAACGGGAAGCACTGATATTATGGGTACTTTCACTTCGCCGCCGCCTGCCAAGCCTTCGAGTGGTGACAAGTCCTTTGACGATGTCTTTGGGCCAGCGTTTCCCCCTGTCGGCACTGCCAGCACCCCGCCGCCAGCTACCTCCTTCAACCCGCAACACACAGGTGCGTCGACCGCTAGCGTGGGCTCGTTTTCGACACCTCCTGTCTCCATGCCTCCCAATATCAGCAGGCAGGCTACCCTCGCAGCTGAGCCTCCTGCCCCCCCGCAGTCTAGACAAATCAGTTCGAGCTTCCTGCCGTTTGCCGACGCGAACGAGTCTCTGAGCTCTTCTCGGGCTGTCTCGCCGCCCGCTTCTCGAGCCGAGGGTGAGGTCGAGACCCCCCAGGCAGCCTCCCTGCCTGGAGCCTTCCCCCTGGAGCCTACGGCTACGGGTCAGAGCACGGCATCTACTTCAACTGCGAGCTTCCGTGAGTCAGCTGCTCAAGGTGATGCGAAGCCTTCGAGCACTGGAGCTGCAGCCGCGGGCGTGGCTGCAGGCGTGGTTGCGGCTGCGGCTGCGACAGGCAGCGCTGCGGCGGATTCTGACCCATTTGCTGCGATGGGCCCGAACGACGCCAAGGCTGATTTCGATGATGCATTTGCAAGCTTCACCAGCGCACACAATAACTCTGACAAGTCGGGTGCTGACACAACCAAACCCTTCTCAGCTTTTGATTCTGAATTCCCACCCATCTCCGAGCTTGACCgtgacgacgatgacgacgattCAGATACTGCCAGCGAAGGGGGCGGCTTTGATGATGACTTCGCCCCGGCGTCTCCTCAAGCGAAGAAGACTGAACCTCCCACGGAGCCCAAGGATGCCGTTTCCCCGACTGTTCCGGTGGCTGCGGCTGCTCTTCCTGCGACTGAGGATTCGGTCTCCCCTACGTCTATTCATAACGCTACTGCTACTGCTACAGCAGCACCTACTATTCCCGAGACATCGGAGGCTAGCATTACCTCAGCGCCCACGACTACACAACATCCGGAGCCCAAGGCCCAGTCTTCCTTTGACGATCTTGATGACGAGTTCGAGGGTCTAGAAGATGCCAAAGAGGGTTCTGCCGATGATGACTTCCAGACAATTTCTAGATCTGGTTTGGATGATTTCAACCCAGTCTTCGACAGCAGCCCGCCACCCAGCCAAGCCAAGACAGAGTCTACTGCCTTTGGACAAGAGAGCAGCTACGACTTTGGATCAGTATCACCAAAACCGGCCGCTGGCGAGATTGCTAGTGCGGCATCGAAGAGCTCAGCAGCGGCTCCGGATGCACAGGACTGGGATGCCATCTTTGCCAGTCTCGACTCACCCAGTGACGCTAATGCAAACCCCACAGCAAGTGCTCCTGCCCCTGCTTCTGCTCCTCCTGCAGAGGATACTCGGCCAACTCCTGGTAGAGCCCTGACGCACACGGGCGAGCATGATGATCCGATTTTAAAGAACCTCACCAGCATGGGCTATTCGAGAGAGGACTCCATTCTCGCTTTGGAAAAGTATGACTACAACTTGGAAAGG GCTGCCAACTATCTCGCAAGCCAGTCGTGA
- a CDS encoding exocyst complex component Sec6 has protein sequence MDAPIPKLAELLRHPDDLEKIAGLKQEFSRKKTAVDSQLRSGLREQLETTQSGMTGLTDGQKTVQLIKEEMIKIDRLCSESQNMIKDFNSINLVSQAHRNFGAVEAMRKNLETFNERLAIVDRMLDEDEGDKENMPNLLPIHYELTQLRNIRDDAMEQIQRAEDPSLESTLEDYFQRLDTMIDWFDEHIGILALNLINLVVNDNNGLVVRFAVVIEAEEKSDQRVLALQEALKDHKEMATRFQSITDGAKKVRGYKDKFTQAIKISVEGQFNEARGEFLDDPSTLDKILKWYFNDLNAVKMGMTPLMPKKWKILKTYGDIYHQTMHDFLTGMIDDPDAASANTLEIINYPEKYYKKMKKLGFKQEDLTPHVIDSRETELVRDFRQLIIKFLDEWIERIFNAEQKDFAERNVEGSNLDQDEYGYFRSRNLVDMWRMMREQIDAAANSKRIDVIEGVIDAMFLRLRGRQQSWQKMLEEEAIRFETGKVPELEGFQPLQDWLVATANDQIACVDDNEEENRFGYLSNFKQKFEPLVSPAYMERAETEVELLRDGYIDFSTWCITKFVQLIFSVDFKLVMADFFTPKWYTSTAMKQMVVTFEEYVGDYRQVLHHSLVDIFTEIFSDELLVRYLSSVRNKGAKFRRADPVQDKLFNDISTAFEYFSALPNPDVGNSVKQTWRVTEYFLQLITVDKDAIPDTFEAFKTAYWDLQVNWVEAVLRSRDDFERSMLNAVKARAAQIDVVRGPETIMGKVK, from the coding sequence ATGGATGCCCCCATCCCTAAGCTCGCGGAGCTCCTCCGCCACCCAGATGATCTTGAGAAGATTGCCGGTCTGAAGCAGGAATTTTCTCGCAAGAAAACAGCCGTCGACTCCCAGCTCCGCAGCGGCTTGCGCGAGCAGCTCGAGACCACCCAGTCCGGCATGACGGGCTTGACAGACGGCCAGAAGACGGTGCAGCTGATCAAGGAGGAGATGATCAAGATCGATCGCCTATGTTCCGAATCGCAGAACATGATTAAAGACTTCAACAGCATTAATCTCGTCTCCCAGGCCCACCGGAATTTTGGGGCTGTCGAGGCCATGCGCAAGAACCTCGAGACGTTTAATGAGCGGCTTGCCATTGTCGACCGCATGCtagacgaggacgaggggGATAAGGAGAACATGCCCAACCTGCTGCCTATTCACTACGAGTTGACGCAGCTGAGGAATATTCGAGACGATGCCATGGAGCAGATACAGAGGGCAGAAGACCCGAGCCTGGAATCGACGCTCGAGGATTACTTCCAGAGGCTCGACACCATGATCGACTGGTTTGACGAGCACATTGGGATCCTGGCGCTGAACCTTATCAACTTGGTGGTTAACGACAACAATGGATTAGTGGTACGATTCGCCGTGGTCATTGAGGCTGAAGAGAAGAGTGATCAGAGGGTGCTAGCACTGCAAGAGGCGCTCAAGGATCACAAGGAGATGGCAACGCGCTTCCAGAGCATCACGGACGGCGCGAAAAAGGTGCGAGGGTACAAGGACAAGTTCACACAGGCCATCAAGATAAGTGTAGAGGGCCAGTTTAACGAAGCCAGAGGAGAATTCCTGGACGACCCTTCAACGCTCGACAAGATTCTTAAGTGGTACTTCAACGACCTGAATGCCGTTAAGATGGGCATGACGCCGTTGATGCCCAAAAAGTGGAAAATCCTCAAGACGTATGGCGATATATATCACCAGACGATGCACGACTTTCTCACCGGCATGATTGACGACCCAGACGCAGCTTCTGCTAATACGTTGGAGATCATCAACTACCCGGAAAAGTACTACAAGAAGATGAAAAAGCTCGGCTTCAAGCAGGAGGATCTCACACCCCACGTCATCGACTCGAGAGAGACGGAATTGGTCCGCGACTTCCGACAGCTCATCATCAAGTTCCTCGACGAATGGATCGAGCGCATCTTCAACGCGGAACAGAAGGACTTTGCAGAACGCAACGTCGAAGGCTCCAACTTGGACCAAGACGAATACGGCTACTTCAGGTCCAGGAACCTCGTAGACATGTGGCGTATGATGCGCGAGCAGATTGACGCTGCGGCCAACTCGAAGCGCATTGACGTCATTGAGGGTGTCATTGACGCCATGTTCTTAAGATTACGCGGTAGACAGCAGTCGTGGCAGAAGATGCTCGAAGAGGAAGCTATTAGATTCGAGACGGGCAAGGTCCCGGAGCTCGAGGGATTCCAGCCCCTTCAAGATTGGCTCGTCGCCACAGCAAACGATCAAATTGCGTGCGTTGACGACAATGAGGAAGAGAACAGGTTCGGCTACCTCTCCAACTTTAAGCAAAAGTTTGAGCCCCTCGTGTCGCCGGCGTACATGGAGCGGGCGGAGACCGAAGTCGAGCTGCTGCGCGACGGCTACATCGACTTCAGCACGTGGTGCATCACAAAGTTTGTGCAGCTCATCTTCTCGGTCGACTTCAAGCTCGTCATGGCGGACTTCTTTACTCCCAAGTGGTACACGAGCACGGCCATGAAGCAGATGGTGGTGACATTTGAGGAGTACGTCGGCGACTACCGCCAGGTGCTCCACCACTCCCTCGTCGATATTTTCACTGAGATCTTCTCGGACGAGCTCCTCGTGCGCTACCTCTCGTCGGTACGTAACAAGGGCGCAAAGTTTCGTCGGGCCGACCCAGTGCAGGACAAGCTCTTCAACGACATCTCGACGGCGTTTGAGTACTTCAGCGCCCTACCGAACCCCGATGTCGGTAACTCGGTCAAGCAGACATGGCGCGTCACCGAGTACTTTTTGCAGCTCATCACCGTCGACAAAGACGCCATCCCCGATACGTTTGAGGCTTTCAAGACGGCGTACTGGGATCTGCAGGTCAACTGGGTCGAAGCGGTGCTGCGGTCACGCGACGATTTTGAGAGGAGCATGCTCAACGCCGTCAAGGCGAGGGCGGCGCAGATTGACGTAGTCAGGGGGCCCGAGACGATCATGGGCAAGGTCAAGTGA